The Polyangium mundeleinium genome contains the following window.
GGACGATGCCCACCTCGGCGAGCTGCCCGGCGAGCTCGAGGTTCGCCACGAACCCAGGGGTCCGCGGGCCGACGACGATGCCGGCGAGGAGGTAGCCGAGGATGGGCGATGCGCCGAGGCGGCGCGTCACCATGCCGAGCAGGAGCGCCGCGACGAGCCCGCCCGTCAGCGTGAGGATGAGGTCGTAGGCATGCATTCGTCCAGAGGACGAAGAGCAGGAGGCGGACCCGCGGAGAGGAACCCGACGAGCGAGCATCTTGGGGGCGTTTTCGCCCGCTCGCTCGGCGCGTGGTTCACGCGATGGAGCGCACCACGCCGCCGTCCACGAGGAGGGCCGCGCCTGTGGTGGCCGACGCGCGCGCGCTGCACACGTAGGCGATCATGGAAGCGACCTCGTCCGGCGTGGCGAAGCGCTGGATGATCGAGGTCGGCCGCGCGGTCGCGAAGAATTCGCGCTCGACCGTGGCGGCGTCCACGCCGCGCGCCGCCGCGAGCTGGGAGACGAACGCCCCCACGCCCTCGGACGACGTCGGACCCGGCAGGACGCTGTTCACGGTGACGCCGGTCCCGCGCAGCGTCTCGGCGAGGCCCTTCGCGACCGAGAGCTGCGCGGTCTTCGTCATGCCGTAATGGATCATCTCGGTCGGGATCTGGAGCGCCGATTCGCTCGACACGAAGACGATGCGGCCCCAGTTCCGGGCCCGCATGCCGGCCACGTAATGGCGCGAGAGGCGGATGCCGCTGAGCACGTTCGTCTCGAAGAACCGGAGCCAGTCCTCGTCCGGGATCTCTTCGAAGGGTTTGGGCTCGAAGATGCCCATGTTGTTGACGAGCACGTCGACGTCGGGGAGCTTCGAGACCAGCGCTTGGCATCCGGCCGCGGTCGAGAGATCCGCCGCGATGCCGTCGATCGTCGCGCCGGGCAGCGCGCGCCGGAGCGCGTCCACGGCGCCCTGCACGCGGGACTCGGTCCGTCCGTTCACCGTGACAAGCGCACCCTCGCTCGCCAGGGCGTGCGCGGCGGCGAGGCCAATTCCTGCGGTCGAACCCGTCACGAGCGCCCGCTTCCCCGTCAATCCGAGATCCATGTCTTCCTCCTTGTTCGGGCGGATGCTAGCGCGCGCGGCGGCCACGCGCAGCGAGCTCGACGGTTTTGCCGGTCCGTCCTCGGGCGCGAGCGAAAGGCCCTGCCTCGGGCGTCCGACCCCTCAAAAAAGAGCCCCGGAGAGCAGGGAGGGAGACTGCTCTCCGGGGCCGTGGTGCAGATTGTCGATTCGCCAGCGTCCGGGTTTTTCAGAGCGCCGGCGGAGGCGGCGGCGCAGGCGGCATGGGGGGCCTCGGCGCGCCATGCGGCACGGGCGGCATGGGCGGCACGTGCGGCATCGGGGACGGGTGCGGCATGGCATGGGGCGCGGCATGCGGCGGAGGCGGCGGAGGCGGCGCCGGCGGCACCGGCGGTACAGCGTGCTTGGCCTTCTTGCGGGCCTTGCGGGCCTTTCGCTGTGCCTTCGCGGCCTCTTCCTCGGCCTCGCGTGCCTCTTCGAGCGCATCCTCGCGCGCCTGGTCGGACGCCTCGCGGGCGCTCTCCATGGCCCGGCGGCGAATCTCCGGCATCTGCTCGCGGATCTCGCGGAGGCGCTCCTGCACCTCTTCGCGTGCGTCTTCGAGCTCCTTGCGCGCGTCTTCGAGCCCCTTGCGCGCGTCCTTGCGAGCCCGCTTGATCTCACGCTCGGCGTTCTTGCGCGCGTCCTCGTCGCGGACGTTCCTGCGCACGTCGGCGAGGGCTCGATCGAGGTCGGCGTCGATCTGCTCCTGCGAGGGGAGGGAGCGCTCGATCTGCTCGAAGTCGATATCGACGCGCGGCGCCGGCATGTGGATGCGGATGCGCGGTCCACGCGCGACGGCGACTTCGTTCTCCTCGTCCTGGTCGTCGTCGTCGTCGTCGTCGTTGTCCTGGTCGTCGTCGTCGTTGTCCTGGACCGCGACGTCGTTGTCCTGGTCGTCGTCGTCGTTGTCCTGGTCGCCGTCGTCGTTGTCCTGGTCGTCGTCGTCGTCGTCCTCATCGTCCTGCGCGATGGGCCCGTGACGACCGTGATGCTTGTGCGCGTGCTTCTCGCTGCGGTGTTTCGCCGCCTCGGCGTGGTGCTTGTCTTTTCGCTTGTGCTTCGGGCCCTCGCAGACGGGCTCTTCGTCCTCATCCGCATCCTCATCCGCATCCTCGTCCACGAGGGCGGCGGGCGTGGGCTTCGCGGGCGCGGCGTTCTTGGCGATGGGCGTCGCCGGGGGCAATCCCTTCGCTTCGGCCACGCCGCAGGCGCAAGGCGCGAGGAACGTGAACGCGGTCAGGACGAACGTGACGATCGGCGCGGCCCACAGCGGCTTGCGCGGCTCCGCGGTCATGCCTTCGCCCCGCACGAGGCGCTCGACGCGCTGCCGCAGCTCGCTCGTCCCCGCCGCCATCGTCGGCACGGGCAGGCCCGTCATCGGCCGATGAACCCAGCGCGCCACCTTCGTCAGGCACTCCGCGAGGTCGAGCGGACGCGCCGTGCGCCGCGCGGCCCAATCGTCGGCCAAGAGCTCCGCGCATGCCGCGAGGCGGTGCGCCGCGAGCCAGTTCAGGGGCTGGAAGAAGAACACGCGGCAAAACATGCTCGTCGCGAGCCGATACAGCGGATCCCGACGCGCCACGTGCCCGAGCTCGTGCGCGAGGACGCTCTCCTGGGCGTCCGGGCCGAGCTCCTTCGTCACGCGCTCGGGCAGACAGATTTCAGGACGACGAATACCGAGGGCCATGGGAACATTCACTTTCTCGGACGCGCTGAGCAAGGGCGCCCGCATGCAAACGGGTTCACGCGCTGCGAGCGTGGCGAGGACGTCGCCGAGCGGACCGCCTTCGAGCCTCCGCCGGCCTTCGAGGCGCTTGCGCAGGGCCATCCACGTGCGCGCGAGCGAGCCGAGCAAGAAGAGCGCGCCGAGCGCCCACCCGGCCACGAGGACCTTGGACCACGAAAGGAAGGACGCGCGCGAGGGCTTCGCGGCCGGCTTGGCCTTCGTTTTGGGCAGGAAGGCCCTCGGCTTCGTCGAGGTCACGACGACGTGGGTCGCGGGGCCCATGTCCGTCGTCACGACGATCTCGGTCGCGCGGGGCAATTCGCGGTCGATCACGCGGGCCGTGGGCGCGGGCTCCGCGAGCGAGAAGGTCCCGCCCACGGGGCGGAGCGACGCCGCCGTCTGCACGGTGGCCGTGACGAGCCCGCCCACGAGGGCGACGCGCCACGCGAGTTCCTGCCAATCGGGGCGATTCCGCGACAAACGGTCGAAGAGCCACGCGCCCCCGAGGAGGGCCGTGCTGTGTATCAGGTACGTGACCAACCATCCCACGAGGGTGTTCATCGCTTCCCTTCCTTCTTCTTGGCCGCGGCGATCATTCGTTCGAGCTCGGACAGCTCGTCGGCGCGTATCTCGTGGCGCGCAATCAGATGCGATACGAGCGCCACGGGATCTCCCCGGAAGAGACGCTCGGTCAGGTCGGAGACCATGCCTCGCGTGACCTGATCCTCGCTCACCGTGGGCCGATAAATGAATTTTCGGCCGTCTGCGCGGTGCGCCACGACGCCCTTCTCCTCCATCTTCTTCAGCATGGTGGCGATGGTCGTCGGCGCGAGGCCACGCTCCGAAAGCAAGGCCTGGTGCACGTCCGTGACCGTGGCCTCGCCGAGCTCCCATAACACTCGCATGATCGCGAGCTGCAAAGCGCCGAGGTGCGTGAGCTTCTGCCCCCCCTCGGCTTCGTCCTCGAATGCGTCCTTGCCCTTGTCCTTGTTCGACACGTGTTCCTCGTCAGCTACTACTCGAGTAATACTACCCAGGTAGTTGATGGAGGGCAAGGAAGATCGAAGGAACCTGGAACGTCGGGATCCTGCTCGGCCGGGCCACGGCGGCGGGCGTATGCCCTCGGCGGCAGGCGTGTTCGTCGATGCGCCGCGCGTGTCCTCGGCGCGTCCCCCGCGCGCGCCGCCCCGGTTCCGCTATCCTGCGGCCGCCCATGGCCCTGACCGCGACCATCTACCACTTGCAGGTGAACCTCTCCGACGTCGATCGCGGGGTTTACGAGACCTTCGATCTCCGCCTCGCGCGCCACCCGTCGGAGAGCATGCGTTATCTGCTCACGCGTACGATCGCCTACTGCCTCAGCTATGAGGAAGGCATTACGTTCAGCAAAGAGGGCCTCTGCTCCACGGAGGAGCCGCCGGTGGTCCTTCGTGATCCCACGGGGCTGCTCGTCGCATGGATCGATATCGGATCCCCCTCGGCCGAGCGGCTGCACAAGGCCTCCAAGGCGGCGCGCCGGGTCGCGCTCTTCACACACGCGCCGCTCGCGCTGCTGCAGCGCGAAGCGTCGTCGCGCGTCATTCACAAGGTCGATGCGATCGAGGTGTGGCGAATCGAACCGACATTCCTCGATGCCCTCGAAGCCAAGGTCGATCGGAATACGAAGTTGGACCTCCTGCGGGATGACGAGCAGCTCTACGCCACCGTGGGCGACAATGTCGTGACGGGGACGATCACACGTTGCTCGCTCGTCGAAAAATAACGAAACCGAATGTCGGCTCGAGCGTAGTCTCCACCTTGATGCGTCTCCGGCCATGGGGGGTGCCGGCGCACATCGAAAAAAGGAAGGGGATACGATGCAAAGAGCTTCGATGAGCAGGCCCGTGCGGCGTCGTCTGGGAGGCGTGTTCGCTGGTGTATGCGCACTGTTCCTGGGAAGCGCCGTGACCGGGGCCGGTTGCAGCGACGAACCGACGAATCCATCCACGACGATGAGCTCGTCCTCGAGCTCGGGCACGGGCGGCGCGGGCGGCGGCACCGGCGGCGGGAATACCGGCGGCGGCGGCGCCGGTGGGCAAGGCGGAATGGGCGGCGGCGGAATGGGCGGGCAAGGCGGAATGGGCGGCGCCGAGCTTTGCACGACGCCCGCGCCCGGCGCGACGCGCGGCGCGGCGGTCGCGATTTCGGCGGACGACACGACCGTCGTCGCCGTGAACCGCGATGCGGGCAGCGTGACGGTGCTCTCGGTCGAATACAATCCCGTGGACAACCTGCCGGCGCTCACGAAAAAGGCCGAGATTGTCGTGGGGGGCGAGCCCTGGCAGGTCGCGATCGACGGCTGCGGCGACAAGGCCTACGTGGTGCTGCGCAAGGACCAGAAGGTCGTGGAGATCCGCGATCTCAAGGGCACGCCCGTCATGGGCAAGGAGATCGCCGTCGGCTCGGAGCCCACGGCCATCGCGATCACGCCGAACAACACGTCGCTCTACGTCGCCAACTGGGTCGACGGCACGCTTTCGCTCATCGACCTCGCGTCGCTCACGTTGTCGAAGACGATCGATCTGAACGGGCCGCTCGCCGGCACGGGCTTGCTCGGCCCCTCGGTCACCG
Protein-coding sequences here:
- a CDS encoding YaeQ family protein codes for the protein MALTATIYHLQVNLSDVDRGVYETFDLRLARHPSESMRYLLTRTIAYCLSYEEGITFSKEGLCSTEEPPVVLRDPTGLLVAWIDIGSPSAERLHKASKAARRVALFTHAPLALLQREASSRVIHKVDAIEVWRIEPTFLDALEAKVDRNTKLDLLRDDEQLYATVGDNVVTGTITRCSLVEK
- a CDS encoding BlaI/MecI/CopY family transcriptional regulator — its product is MSNKDKGKDAFEDEAEGGQKLTHLGALQLAIMRVLWELGEATVTDVHQALLSERGLAPTTIATMLKKMEEKGVVAHRADGRKFIYRPTVSEDQVTRGMVSDLTERLFRGDPVALVSHLIARHEIRADELSELERMIAAAKKKEGKR
- a CDS encoding M56 family metallopeptidase yields the protein MNTLVGWLVTYLIHSTALLGGAWLFDRLSRNRPDWQELAWRVALVGGLVTATVQTAASLRPVGGTFSLAEPAPTARVIDRELPRATEIVVTTDMGPATHVVVTSTKPRAFLPKTKAKPAAKPSRASFLSWSKVLVAGWALGALFLLGSLARTWMALRKRLEGRRRLEGGPLGDVLATLAAREPVCMRAPLLSASEKVNVPMALGIRRPEICLPERVTKELGPDAQESVLAHELGHVARRDPLYRLATSMFCRVFFFQPLNWLAAHRLAACAELLADDWAARRTARPLDLAECLTKVARWVHRPMTGLPVPTMAAGTSELRQRVERLVRGEGMTAEPRKPLWAAPIVTFVLTAFTFLAPCACGVAEAKGLPPATPIAKNAAPAKPTPAALVDEDADEDADEDEEPVCEGPKHKRKDKHHAEAAKHRSEKHAHKHHGRHGPIAQDDEDDDDDDQDNDDGDQDNDDDDQDNDVAVQDNDDDDQDNDDDDDDDQDEENEVAVARGPRIRIHMPAPRVDIDFEQIERSLPSQEQIDADLDRALADVRRNVRDEDARKNAEREIKRARKDARKGLEDARKELEDAREEVQERLREIREQMPEIRRRAMESAREASDQAREDALEEAREAEEEAAKAQRKARKARKKAKHAVPPVPPAPPPPPPPHAAPHAMPHPSPMPHVPPMPPVPHGAPRPPMPPAPPPPPAL
- a CDS encoding SDR family NAD(P)-dependent oxidoreductase — its product is MDLGLTGKRALVTGSTAGIGLAAAHALASEGALVTVNGRTESRVQGAVDALRRALPGATIDGIAADLSTAAGCQALVSKLPDVDVLVNNMGIFEPKPFEEIPDEDWLRFFETNVLSGIRLSRHYVAGMRARNWGRIVFVSSESALQIPTEMIHYGMTKTAQLSVAKGLAETLRGTGVTVNSVLPGPTSSEGVGAFVSQLAAARGVDAATVEREFFATARPTSIIQRFATPDEVASMIAYVCSARASATTGAALLVDGGVVRSIA